From a single Rutidosis leptorrhynchoides isolate AG116_Rl617_1_P2 chromosome 5, CSIRO_AGI_Rlap_v1, whole genome shotgun sequence genomic region:
- the LOC139847501 gene encoding zinc-finger homeodomain protein 2-like codes for MESRERNSFNYNNPPQSNQDSSPRLSNVPLIASPTSNTRIINTPNHQQQQVINHYHGFKLQQQNMEPQRPSRYPNPDPDPATPTSQAPSRPPETARAATAVVVRYTKCLKNHAANMGAHVLDGCGEFMPNGEDDTPEALKCAACECHRSFHRREVEGGESQSGYHTQHTEPPPRVVAVPLPSAPAPSSQQQQNFRYHQPMPPMMMAFGGANGAPAESSSEDLNVFRTYDGVRLMAPTSKKRFRTKFTQEQKDKMQDFADRIGWKIQKQDEQQILQFCKEVGLKKQVFKVWMHNNKQGTKKKEP; via the coding sequence atggaaagtagagagagaaactcCTTCAATTATAATAATCCACCTCAATCTAATCAAGATTCGTCTCCTAGATTGAGCAATGTACCTTTAATTGCTTCACCAACTTCAAACACCAGAATAATTAATACCCCAAATCATCAGCAACAACAGGTTATAAACCACTATCATGGATTCAAGTTGCAACAACAAAATATGGAACCACAAAGACCTTCAAGGTATCCAAACCCGGATCCAGATCCAGCTACACCAACCTCTCAAGCACCATCACGGCCACCAGAAACCGCTAGGGCTGCGACAGCAGTGGTGGTTCGGTATACTAAATGCTTAAAAAACCATGCTGCTAACATGGGTGCCCATGTTCTTGATGGGTGTGGTGAATTTATGCCTAATGGAGAAGATGACACCCCGGAAGCACTAAAATGTGCCGCCTGCGAATGCCACCGCAGTTTTCATCGTCGAGAGGTGGAGGGCGGCGAATCACAATCAGGTTATCACACACAGCATACTGAACCACCGCCTCGTGTGGTGGCAGTACCACTACCTTCAGCTCCAGCACCATCATCACAGCAGCAGCAAAACTTTAGGTATCATCAACCAATGCCACCTATGATGATGGCATTTGGTGGTGCAAATGGGGCACCGGCTGAATCTTCAAGTGAAGATCTTAACGTGTTTCGGACATACGACGGAGTGCGATTAATGGCACCAACATCGAAGAAAAGGTTTCGGACTAAATTTACACAAGAGCAGAAGGACAAGATGCAAGATTTTGCGGACAGAATTGGATGGAAGATACAGAAGCAAGATGAACAACAGATTTTACAATTCTGCAAGGAAGTAGGTTTGAAGAAACAAGTGTTCAAAGTGTGGATGCACAACAACAAACAAGGTACTAAGAAGAAAGAACCGTAA